A window of Candidatus Vicinibacter proximus contains these coding sequences:
- a CDS encoding T9SS type A sorting domain-containing protein — translation MKKETFTTKINFQTRRQAVFMNALFLLLSFFIIQVQGISQCPLACDDDIQVSLDENCEATITPDMILEDPGGPCNYVVVVFGTNGLPLPLPEVNSTHVGKRLKVAVYLGNNSCWGHILVEDKLPPTIICPPNDTVFCNNRDHLLLQPFVRDNCSGVTRINLSDNTEMFDCTLNPNDSIIAKRTIRYYYVDASGNKSDTCNQCVYYKKFKQSDIVWPSDAIYSCDQFDTIPSPLISGVPLVGNDTIFPNWGVCKIAVAYEDQLIPVCPKSFKVLRKWTVLDWCAPAGQNIFTHFQIVKVIDDRGPILFCNPLMNISTDVWSCTGTVLIPPPTIVKECSRVTFQVGYKIQSPGGVPTYEGTSTANVVKLPNGYFSISGLPLGLNWVIFRATDECGNYTDCSTEVLVEDKVPPVVVCDQKTVVTLTVDGTAKIEALTFDDRSHDNCVIDRFEVKRMDNGVPCKDTARSNKWGPYVYFCCDDIGKTIMVSLRVWDLAGNSNTCMVEVEVQDKIAPFIFCPPNITVSCEYDYPDLSVFGTVRNNVADRKPIIIKDPRVIMDAPAIDGYAYDGCGVTIKEFVSTRGKCGRDTITRVFEATDGNGLVSRCTQTIVVYDFTPDNVKVTWPLDYISNTTCLNKPEISPDITGKPKVEFADRCNSIFTNYTDQVFTLDPDACVKIIRTWTVIDWCLYDPNNSQTKGYWTWKQIIKISNTVPPTIISDCRNRTVDVFGPGCAGFVDLRGRATDDCTDTLNLVWYHEVDLNNDGIIDAAFTGIGADASAVYPVGEHKITFRVKDACNNLTSCTFILNVRDGKKPTPYCNSGITTTVMPSTRSIEIWAKDFNINSEDNCTPKDSLKYYFLVNNTFVPSMIFDCSNRGKNILRIYVVDKAGNSDYCETTLEIQDPNHVCPTGLTIQGRIATQDNRSLNNTEILLERTNPAGSNITYTNASGIYSFNTVTSKIDYTVIPSKNYDFLNGVSTHDILLIQKHILGQQEFTSPYLIIAADANNSKTITAADMAELRKLVLGKIDKFTNNKSWRFVPTSFNFANPKSPFPYDEFIKYGSIGQNEMNTDFYGIKIGDVSGNADVNNLGREISSRTSGEFKLYTDQIELTAGEQITVPIFASDDLILGGIQMSLDMDISQADFVGLNSGLLNLTDENYAITDNKLKLSFVAPEAISIKTGSHLFSIVLRSKSATKLDKVLNINKLGFNSEIYDDQANLFELDLNFRTKNHTEEKPTQAVAKLYQNKPNPFSDHTVVGFEIPESQELSLVIYDLDGKVLRRNTKVYGKGYHEYIVKASDLGSAGIFYIQLNSQNFSETRKMVFIK, via the coding sequence ATGAAAAAGGAAACGTTTACTACCAAAATTAATTTCCAAACTCGAAGGCAGGCAGTCTTTATGAATGCACTGTTTCTTTTGCTCAGCTTTTTTATAATTCAGGTGCAAGGAATCTCTCAATGTCCATTGGCATGTGATGATGATATTCAGGTTTCACTTGACGAAAATTGCGAAGCAACGATTACTCCAGACATGATACTTGAAGACCCAGGTGGTCCGTGTAATTATGTTGTTGTTGTTTTCGGAACCAATGGACTTCCATTACCACTTCCAGAGGTAAATAGTACGCATGTTGGCAAACGTCTAAAAGTTGCAGTTTACTTGGGAAACAATTCTTGCTGGGGTCACATACTTGTCGAAGATAAGTTGCCTCCAACGATCATTTGTCCACCCAATGACACAGTATTTTGTAACAATAGAGACCATTTGTTATTACAGCCATTTGTACGAGACAATTGTTCAGGGGTAACTCGAATCAACTTATCTGATAACACAGAAATGTTTGATTGCACACTTAACCCGAACGACAGTATAATTGCAAAAAGGACCATTAGATACTACTATGTTGATGCAAGTGGAAATAAATCAGATACATGTAATCAATGTGTCTATTATAAGAAATTCAAACAATCAGATATTGTATGGCCAAGCGATGCAATTTATAGTTGTGATCAATTTGATACTATTCCTTCCCCTTTAATAAGCGGAGTTCCTCTAGTAGGAAATGACACAATTTTTCCAAACTGGGGAGTATGTAAAATAGCTGTAGCCTATGAGGACCAACTCATACCTGTGTGTCCAAAATCATTTAAAGTTTTAAGAAAGTGGACCGTTTTGGATTGGTGTGCTCCGGCAGGGCAAAATATTTTTACTCATTTCCAAATTGTAAAAGTAATTGATGACAGAGGTCCAATTCTTTTTTGCAATCCATTAATGAATATTAGTACAGACGTTTGGAGTTGCACAGGAACTGTTTTAATTCCGCCGCCAACCATAGTTAAGGAATGCTCAAGAGTTACTTTTCAAGTTGGATACAAAATACAATCTCCTGGAGGAGTGCCTACATATGAAGGAACCTCTACTGCCAATGTGGTAAAATTACCTAATGGATATTTTTCTATATCTGGACTACCATTGGGGTTAAATTGGGTAATTTTCAGAGCTACGGATGAATGTGGAAATTATACAGATTGTTCAACTGAAGTACTTGTTGAAGATAAAGTGCCTCCAGTCGTAGTGTGTGATCAGAAAACAGTGGTTACCCTAACTGTAGACGGTACAGCTAAAATAGAAGCCTTGACTTTTGATGATCGTTCACACGACAATTGTGTAATTGATAGATTTGAAGTAAAGAGAATGGATAATGGCGTACCATGCAAGGATACGGCCAGAAGTAATAAATGGGGCCCTTATGTTTATTTTTGTTGTGATGACATAGGAAAGACAATAATGGTTTCTTTGAGGGTGTGGGATTTAGCAGGCAACAGTAATACTTGTATGGTTGAAGTGGAAGTTCAAGATAAAATTGCTCCATTCATATTTTGTCCTCCTAATATAACAGTAAGTTGTGAATATGACTATCCAGATTTAAGTGTTTTTGGAACAGTGAGAAACAATGTAGCTGATAGAAAGCCAATAATAATTAAAGACCCACGTGTCATCATGGATGCTCCAGCAATCGACGGATATGCATACGATGGTTGTGGAGTTACCATAAAAGAATTCGTCTCAACCAGAGGTAAATGTGGACGGGATACTATTACCAGAGTATTTGAAGCAACAGATGGCAACGGTTTGGTAAGTAGATGTACACAAACTATTGTTGTTTATGATTTCACTCCAGATAATGTAAAAGTGACTTGGCCATTAGATTATATCAGCAATACTACTTGTCTAAACAAACCAGAAATTTCACCAGATATTACTGGCAAACCAAAGGTAGAGTTTGCAGATAGATGCAACAGCATTTTTACAAATTATACAGATCAAGTATTCACTTTGGATCCTGATGCATGTGTAAAGATTATCAGAACCTGGACCGTGATAGATTGGTGTCTTTATGACCCAAATAATTCACAAACGAAAGGATATTGGACCTGGAAGCAAATAATTAAAATCAGCAACACAGTGCCTCCAACAATTATAAGTGATTGCAGAAACAGAACTGTAGATGTTTTCGGCCCAGGATGTGCAGGGTTTGTAGATCTCAGAGGAAGAGCAACAGATGATTGTACGGATACATTAAATCTTGTGTGGTATCATGAGGTTGATTTAAATAATGATGGTATAATTGATGCAGCATTCACAGGAATTGGAGCCGATGCAAGTGCAGTTTACCCTGTAGGAGAGCACAAAATTACATTTAGAGTTAAAGATGCCTGTAATAACCTTACTAGTTGTACTTTTATTCTAAACGTTAGAGATGGTAAAAAACCGACACCATATTGCAACAGTGGTATAACAACAACAGTAATGCCTAGTACGAGAAGTATTGAGATATGGGCAAAAGATTTTAATATCAACAGTGAAGATAATTGTACTCCAAAAGATAGTTTGAAGTACTATTTTCTGGTGAATAATACCTTTGTTCCAAGCATGATATTTGATTGCAGCAATAGAGGAAAAAATATTCTAAGGATCTATGTAGTTGACAAAGCAGGAAATTCAGATTATTGTGAAACAACTTTAGAAATTCAAGACCCAAATCATGTTTGTCCTACCGGCTTGACAATTCAGGGTAGAATTGCAACACAGGATAATAGATCCTTGAACAATACTGAGATATTGCTTGAGCGTACTAATCCCGCAGGAAGCAATATAACTTATACCAATGCCAGTGGAATTTACAGCTTTAATACAGTTACTTCAAAGATAGATTATACAGTTATTCCTTCCAAAAACTATGATTTCTTGAATGGAGTTAGTACACATGATATTTTGTTGATTCAAAAACATATCCTTGGTCAACAAGAGTTTACCTCTCCTTATTTGATCATTGCAGCTGATGCCAATAACAGCAAGACAATTACAGCTGCAGACATGGCTGAACTTAGAAAGTTAGTGCTCGGTAAAATTGATAAATTTACAAATAATAAATCATGGAGATTTGTACCAACATCTTTCAATTTTGCGAATCCTAAAAGTCCATTTCCTTATGACGAGTTCATAAAATATGGTTCAATTGGACAAAACGAAATGAACACAGATTTTTATGGAATTAAGATAGGGGATGTTTCAGGGAATGCAGATGTGAACAATCTTGGAAGAGAGATTAGTTCAAGAACCTCAGGAGAATTTAAATTATACACCGATCAAATAGAATTAACAGCAGGAGAACAAATTACTGTTCCAATATTTGCCTCAGATGATTTGATTTTAGGAGGAATTCAAATGTCCTTAGATATGGATATTTCTCAGGCAGATTTTGTAGGATTGAATTCCGGTTTATTAAATTTAACCGATGAAAACTATGCTATTACAGACAATAAGTTAAAACTAAGTTTTGTCGCTCCCGAAGCAATTAGCATAAAAACCGGAAGTCATTTGTTTAGTATTGTTTTGAGGTCCAAGAGTGCAACAAAATTAGATAAAGTATTGAATATTAATAAATTAGGCTTTAATTCAGAGATCTATGATGATCAAGCAAATTTATTTGAATTGGATCTTAACTTTAGGACTAAGAATCATACGGAGGAAAAACCAACCCAAGCGGTAGCAAAATTGTATCAAAACAAGCCAAATCCATTTAGCGATCATACAGTTGTTGGGTTTGAAATACCTGAAAGTCAAGAACTTAGTCTTGTAATATACGATTTAGACGGAAAAGTTTTGAGAAGGAATACAAAAGTATACGGCAAAGGATATCATGAGTATATAGTTAAAGCATCGGATTTGGGTTCAGCGGGTATCTTTTATATCCAATTAAATTCCCAGAACTTTAGCGAAACTCGTAAAATGGTGTTTATAAAATGA
- a CDS encoding gliding motility-associated C-terminal domain-containing protein, which yields MKKLILAFFLLLSIFTVNAQFLIKFSSPNGNQNDFVNVKVETDNFTKITATQYSITYDSAVLELVDVVNKKIDYNVNVGDHRGGAANIKNGQLTFTWNSETSDPVTFPNNTALFEIRFKLIGKPCDSSFIRLANKPTSIEVLDENEEPITVNSQEGKVKVNGVGCPGSGGGGAKDFTFTASKITVPRGTDGCISVSVKNFTGIETMQATLKWNKSVAKFKSVGSFNLVDLNGGDFSINSDSTELGWVWSPNSGVGVTIPDNQVIFQVCFTAVGSNGSSTDMEFVNAPFRVIEVTNAQGNVPVVSEKGSYTIVEPQSLLTLFTRDTSVLEGTELCLPIYVNDFSCIEAFQFAIKYDNTKLRFKRVSGINLADLQPSDIVPTNDTIKVLWAFRTAGAQTLANGTSLFSLCFDVIGKCVTTTSPKFIPLGGSLEFSAGCNKPEPTVVLSEKTITIQCNTGPTDPIVSINSIGHVKCAGDCNGSASVNVTAGSGNFTYQWFDANTNQPVSPAITTKDPTTLCPGRYYLKVTDTAPPNKTANSPTITINDALPIVINASVTHESDIKNDGRVEAIVTGGCQPYKYKWFRTPNNTVLDTIDKVINLRCGNYAVSVTDCNGCISKDTFRVNCPVTPLVSNITRTDSIRCFGECTGALRVETQGGAIPYSYLWAPGGQTTISISNLCAGTYNVRVTDANGNVSRDTFIITEPQRLSVVVNQIVPSSGSNGSATTTTTGGTPLYKFEWSKAGTGVVSTAKDLTNAAPGTYTFLVTDANNCTQQIEVIIPQDNSGGGPSVSIKIDTKPGGSAVSCRGVCDGKIIATTTGGTAPITYRWSHNPNLNSNIADNLCPGTYTLTVTDALGKTSTSTSLTVNDAQDISINIRKLSCATDNTTSDGRYEAVATGGSGTLTYLWCSNEITPIADALPSGTCSLRVTDQNGCSKSQSFTVCVGTPPDEPCFKGRLAISPNGDGFNDFFVIECIENYSNTLQIFNRWGKLIFNKSNYVNEWPDQNPDEADLTEGTYMWVLTVKEPGKNDVIYRGTVTLVK from the coding sequence ATGAAAAAATTAATTTTAGCGTTTTTTTTACTCCTCTCCATTTTTACTGTGAATGCTCAATTTTTAATTAAATTCAGCAGTCCCAATGGTAATCAGAATGATTTTGTAAATGTTAAAGTAGAAACAGATAATTTTACAAAAATTACCGCAACCCAGTATTCAATAACCTATGATTCGGCTGTATTGGAGCTTGTTGACGTGGTTAATAAAAAGATAGATTATAATGTAAATGTTGGAGATCATAGAGGTGGTGCAGCAAATATTAAAAATGGGCAACTAACTTTTACCTGGAATAGCGAAACATCGGATCCAGTAACCTTTCCTAATAATACAGCCCTATTTGAAATTCGATTTAAATTAATTGGAAAGCCTTGTGATTCATCTTTTATTCGATTGGCCAATAAACCTACCTCAATAGAGGTTTTAGATGAAAATGAAGAGCCCATAACAGTAAATTCTCAAGAAGGAAAAGTTAAAGTTAACGGCGTTGGGTGCCCAGGTTCAGGTGGCGGCGGAGCAAAGGATTTCACCTTTACAGCTTCAAAAATTACTGTACCCAGAGGTACAGATGGATGTATCAGTGTGAGTGTAAAGAATTTTACGGGAATAGAAACTATGCAGGCAACTTTGAAATGGAACAAATCAGTTGCAAAATTTAAAAGTGTGGGCAGTTTTAATCTTGTTGATTTAAACGGAGGGGATTTTAGTATTAATTCAGACAGTACAGAACTTGGGTGGGTTTGGTCACCTAATAGTGGAGTTGGGGTAACCATTCCAGATAATCAGGTAATCTTCCAAGTTTGTTTCACTGCAGTTGGCTCGAATGGATCCTCGACAGACATGGAATTTGTAAATGCTCCATTTAGGGTTATAGAAGTAACTAATGCACAAGGTAATGTACCCGTTGTTTCTGAAAAAGGTTCTTATACAATTGTTGAACCACAATCCTTGTTGACCTTATTCACAAGAGACACTAGTGTTTTGGAGGGGACTGAGCTTTGTCTGCCTATTTATGTTAACGATTTTAGTTGTATTGAAGCTTTTCAATTTGCTATAAAATATGACAATACTAAACTCAGATTCAAAAGAGTCTCTGGAATAAATCTTGCCGATCTACAACCTTCAGATATTGTTCCAACAAATGATACCATTAAGGTGCTTTGGGCTTTCAGAACGGCCGGTGCACAAACTTTAGCAAATGGCACATCCCTATTCAGTTTATGCTTTGATGTGATTGGTAAATGTGTAACCACGACGAGTCCTAAGTTTATTCCTTTAGGCGGAAGTCTAGAATTTTCTGCAGGATGCAATAAACCTGAACCAACAGTTGTGCTCAGTGAGAAGACGATTACCATCCAATGCAATACAGGGCCAACAGACCCAATAGTGAGTATAAATTCAATTGGCCATGTGAAATGTGCAGGAGATTGTAATGGGTCAGCTTCTGTTAACGTTACAGCTGGTTCCGGGAATTTTACATATCAGTGGTTTGATGCAAATACCAACCAACCTGTTTCCCCAGCAATTACGACTAAAGACCCGACAACTTTATGTCCTGGAAGGTATTATCTTAAAGTTACGGATACTGCGCCACCTAATAAAACTGCAAACAGCCCAACAATAACCATTAATGATGCATTGCCTATAGTAATTAACGCTTCAGTAACACACGAATCGGATATAAAAAATGATGGAAGAGTTGAAGCAATAGTGACTGGAGGTTGCCAACCGTATAAGTATAAATGGTTTAGAACACCTAATAATACAGTTCTAGATACAATTGATAAAGTAATCAACCTTAGATGTGGTAATTATGCTGTAAGTGTGACGGATTGTAATGGATGCATTAGCAAAGATACCTTCAGAGTCAATTGTCCAGTTACACCATTAGTTTCCAACATCACAAGGACAGACAGTATTCGTTGTTTTGGAGAATGTACTGGTGCGTTAAGAGTTGAAACTCAAGGAGGAGCCATACCATATAGTTATCTTTGGGCTCCCGGAGGGCAAACGACTATTTCCATTAGCAATCTATGTGCGGGAACCTATAATGTAAGAGTTACAGATGCAAATGGTAATGTTTCAAGAGACACATTTATTATTACTGAGCCTCAACGATTGAGTGTTGTGGTGAATCAAATCGTTCCATCGTCTGGATCAAATGGCTCAGCAACAACTACAACAACCGGAGGAACTCCTCTATATAAATTCGAATGGTCCAAAGCAGGGACCGGAGTAGTTTCGACCGCTAAAGATTTAACTAATGCGGCACCGGGGACTTATACTTTTCTTGTCACAGATGCTAACAATTGCACTCAGCAAATTGAAGTTATAATACCGCAGGATAATTCTGGAGGAGGTCCTTCTGTAAGTATAAAAATTGATACCAAACCTGGAGGATCAGCAGTAAGTTGTAGAGGTGTGTGTGATGGGAAGATCATCGCAACCACAACCGGGGGTACAGCTCCAATAACTTACAGATGGTCACATAATCCAAATTTAAATTCAAACATAGCAGATAATCTTTGTCCTGGTACCTATACGTTAACGGTGACGGACGCACTTGGAAAAACCAGCACGTCAACTTCATTAACAGTTAATGATGCACAGGATATTAGCATTAATATTCGCAAATTAAGTTGTGCTACAGACAATACAACCTCTGATGGCAGATATGAAGCTGTGGCCACTGGAGGATCAGGTACTTTGACTTATCTATGGTGTTCTAATGAAATAACTCCAATAGCAGATGCCCTTCCTTCGGGAACTTGCAGCTTAAGAGTAACTGATCAAAATGGATGCAGTAAATCACAAAGTTTTACAGTTTGCGTTGGAACTCCACCGGATGAACCATGTTTTAAAGGACGGTTGGCGATATCTCCGAACGGAGATGGTTTTAATGATTTTTTTGTCATTGAATGTATTGAAAATTATAGCAATACTCTGCAGATCTTTAATCGTTGGGGAAAGCTAATTTTTAACAAAAGTAACTACGTAAATGAGTGGCCAGATCAAAACCCTGATGAAGCAGACTTAACTGAAGGAACATATATGTGGGTTTTAACCGTAAAGGAACCTGGAAAAAATGATGTAATTTATAGAGGAACAGTTACCCTTGTAAAATAA
- a CDS encoding PorP/SprF family type IX secretion system membrane protein, with protein sequence MKSINSIIIFVVLVTLGQSIKAQDYAVALKTPAVYNHYTLNPFLINPAHTGFEKINRIVFNFRNHWAGFEGSPKGLTLGINGSPAENMGLGGIIYSENFGVANRFTGQVNYAYNFKATETTKMSLGLSGSYIQYSLDNEAITDGLHQASDGIINAAVNGENFFGADLGFWADFSDKFRIGITLPQLVLSRLDNKKSDENKPFNFIGFLGVKWNVPSYRMSIEPSVCVRKISDVPFGTDLNVVANMLDDRLFAGFTYSFGPSDSRVSFLGGVRVEQFRFYYSYDQSYQSFQSFNNGSHELTLSFDLGKGKQMSKPKMNNGEESIGDVKN encoded by the coding sequence ATGAAATCAATTAATTCAATTATAATATTTGTAGTTCTGGTGACTCTTGGCCAATCTATTAAGGCACAAGATTATGCTGTTGCATTAAAAACTCCAGCTGTATATAATCACTATACTCTTAATCCTTTCTTGATTAATCCAGCACATACAGGATTTGAAAAAATAAATAGAATTGTTTTTAATTTTAGAAATCACTGGGCCGGTTTTGAAGGATCACCTAAAGGATTAACCCTTGGAATTAATGGTAGTCCAGCGGAAAACATGGGTTTAGGTGGAATCATATATTCTGAGAATTTTGGTGTAGCAAATCGATTCACAGGTCAGGTTAATTATGCCTATAATTTTAAAGCAACAGAAACCACAAAAATGTCCTTAGGTTTATCAGGTTCTTATATCCAGTACAGCTTGGACAATGAAGCGATCACAGATGGTTTGCATCAAGCTTCTGATGGGATAATAAATGCTGCGGTAAATGGAGAGAACTTTTTTGGTGCAGATTTAGGTTTTTGGGCTGATTTTTCTGATAAATTCAGGATAGGTATTACTTTACCTCAACTTGTTTTATCCAGATTGGATAACAAAAAATCAGATGAGAATAAGCCATTTAATTTTATTGGTTTTCTAGGGGTAAAATGGAATGTTCCATCTTATCGAATGAGCATAGAACCCTCAGTTTGCGTAAGAAAAATTAGTGATGTTCCTTTTGGAACAGATTTAAATGTGGTGGCTAATATGCTTGATGACCGATTGTTTGCTGGATTCACTTATAGCTTTGGCCCTTCGGACAGTAGGGTTTCATTTTTAGGCGGAGTAAGGGTAGAACAGTTTAGATTTTATTATTCTTATGATCAGTCATACCAATCCTTCCAAAGTTTCAATAATGGTTCACATGAATTAACCTTGTCATTTGATCTTGGCAAAGGCAAACAAATGTCTAAACCAAAAATGAATAACGGGGAGGAAAGTATTGGAGATGTAAAGAACTAA
- the lnt gene encoding apolipoprotein N-acyltransferase: MYNLPLWGHLPLLFFSSLWGTVVLSIYKFKPNPSEYIKCFLWSGLSGLFFALSFPPFGLTPLIFVAWVPLLYLKDKFNKLTLFFPFNTFVIWNIVATYWVANAALIPGMVAIWLNSFFMLIPWWGAVKLSKNKNSINYWALICFWMTFEWIHLNWEISWPWLTLGNCFASWPSWIQWYEFTGVFGGTSWILLSNILFYKIFSVYKNLGWQTMFSTHKKLIWSICCVLFIPLLISLFISLNYKINGTPVEIGIVQPNLEPHYEKFSVPEYLQLKKFRKLAKEAVSPSTQFLIFPETSFGDPPGNIFRRNELSSDTRIQEWQNFISNYENLSIVMGITSIRIVEKNEGITKFSRPFRNSTEARFYELENSAIKISKEDSSFQLYRKSKLVPGAEIFPYRKFLPFLKPLVDKLGGSPAGLAIQKERSIISNHNFKIAPVICYESIYGDYMRGYMKNGAQAIFIMTNDGWWDNTPGYKQHLAFGALRAIELRKPIARSANTGISCFIDPKGNIHQATKYGQDAAIRGICNFNETVTVYCKIGDALAYLALIGTILLIIISFLNRN; the protein is encoded by the coding sequence ATGTATAATCTTCCTTTATGGGGACATCTGCCACTCCTTTTCTTTTCTTCACTTTGGGGAACTGTAGTTCTGTCAATTTATAAATTCAAGCCTAACCCGTCTGAATACATTAAATGTTTTCTTTGGTCTGGCCTTTCTGGTTTGTTTTTTGCACTTTCCTTTCCACCATTTGGCTTGACACCACTCATTTTTGTTGCTTGGGTTCCTTTATTATACTTAAAGGATAAATTCAATAAACTGACTCTCTTTTTCCCTTTTAATACATTTGTTATTTGGAATATTGTTGCAACATACTGGGTTGCAAATGCTGCACTCATTCCAGGTATGGTAGCTATTTGGCTTAATTCATTTTTTATGCTAATCCCCTGGTGGGGGGCAGTTAAATTGAGTAAAAATAAGAATAGTATCAACTACTGGGCCCTAATTTGTTTTTGGATGACATTTGAATGGATCCATTTGAATTGGGAAATTTCATGGCCTTGGCTCACTTTAGGTAATTGCTTTGCTTCTTGGCCTTCATGGATTCAATGGTACGAATTTACTGGTGTTTTCGGGGGAACCTCCTGGATTCTATTATCAAATATACTTTTCTATAAAATATTTTCTGTTTATAAAAATCTTGGTTGGCAGACAATGTTTTCTACGCATAAAAAACTGATTTGGAGTATTTGCTGTGTGCTTTTTATCCCCTTACTTATTTCACTTTTTATATCTCTTAATTATAAAATTAATGGGACGCCCGTTGAAATTGGAATTGTGCAACCTAATCTAGAACCACATTATGAAAAATTTAGCGTTCCTGAATATTTACAATTAAAAAAATTTAGAAAGTTAGCAAAAGAAGCAGTGAGTCCATCAACCCAATTTTTAATTTTCCCGGAAACAAGTTTTGGAGATCCACCTGGAAATATTTTTAGAAGAAACGAATTGTCCTCAGATACCAGAATTCAGGAATGGCAAAATTTTATTAGCAATTATGAAAATCTTAGTATCGTAATGGGAATTACAAGCATCAGAATTGTTGAAAAAAATGAAGGAATTACTAAATTCTCCAGGCCTTTTCGCAATAGCACAGAAGCAAGATTTTATGAACTGGAAAACAGCGCAATAAAGATAAGTAAAGAGGATTCTAGCTTCCAATTATATAGAAAATCAAAGCTAGTTCCTGGGGCAGAAATCTTTCCTTATCGTAAATTCTTGCCATTTCTTAAGCCCTTAGTAGACAAACTGGGAGGTTCTCCAGCTGGTTTAGCCATTCAAAAAGAAAGATCCATAATATCAAATCATAACTTTAAAATCGCACCAGTAATTTGCTATGAATCCATATATGGTGATTACATGCGAGGTTATATGAAAAATGGGGCACAAGCAATTTTTATAATGACCAATGATGGTTGGTGGGACAATACCCCAGGTTATAAACAACATCTTGCATTTGGTGCATTACGCGCGATAGAATTAAGAAAACCTATTGCTCGCTCAGCTAATACAGGAATATCTTGTTTTATTGATCCCAAGGGCAACATTCATCAGGCTACAAAATATGGACAAGATGCGGCAATAAGAGGAATTTGTAATTTCAATGAAACGGTTACAGTCTATTGCAAAATTGGTGATGCATTAGCATACCTTGCTCTCATTGGCACAATATTATTGATAATAATTTCCTTTTTGAATAGAAATTAA